AAACAAGAGCAGCAGCGACGGGACGATCAGATGATTGATGCACACGCCGCGGAGTGGCCTCCGCGTCTGGCTCATGCCCCGTTCGTCAGCAGCACGTTGCGCCGGCCCTCGCGGACACGCGCTGGTTGGCGTCGGCCGTCGGCCGGGGCCGGGTGCCCATGCGCGCAACGCTCTGGCGCTCTGCTTCCATCTCGTGCAGCCGTCGTGCTTGGCTGACCCTGGCAGCGTACGGACCAGGGGGGCGTCTCTGTTGGCCACTTCCTCGGTTCTCGTTGCCTGCTGTTGGTGGCGTGTGCTCTTCTCCCAAACACAGTCGAGGGGGGTGGACGGAGAGTGTAGGCCGCGACGCGGTGCGgtggtgcccagtgcgccctcCTTAATTGAGCCGCCGAAAGCAAGTTTGTCCGGCGGCAGCGGCACAGGACACGACGGTGTGCCACCGGAAAGTGTTCGTTAGGCCACATTACAAGTTCTGAAGCGCCGCATCCTTATGGTCAGTTGCTCGCTCCATTTCTACCGTAGTACTCCTTGAGTCCTACGCGTGGCACGAAAAAGTGCCAACACTTTACACTAACAATCGAGAGCCGACGCCAGGTAGCCATGTTTAACACAAACGCATTGGAGTACCAGTGAGCAGCAGCTATTATCCTCACTTGCCGTTCAGTATCAGTTGGGCGTTACGGGTAGGCGAGGATGCGTCTAGTAGCTTCCATTGATTAAAGAGAACGCCGGGAAACATTCCACGGACGAAACGGGCACAGGGACCCGACCCGAGAAGGCGCGCGCCGGGACTCGAGAGTCGAGAGCCGTGGCCCGAACCTTTTCGGCGAGAGGTCCAAGCAGCTAATTAATCCGCCACCCACCAATGGAAAGCAAAAGGTTTATTTTTGTCCCTTAACTTTTGCATTTGCCTAATTTAGACCCTCAACTTCAAAACTGTCCAAGTTTTCGCCCGAAGCGGTTTTGGCTCCACCTTTGCCACATGGGCTATGGCGTGGCCTGGCCTCCCTTCTCCCCTCTTCTTCACACCTCCACGTCTTGCGCGCTGACAAAGCTGACGACGGCGAGCTATGCTGTGAAGCCTGGACCTGGAGCATCCACCGTCACACCGCCAACGGTTAGCAAAACGGGCGATGGTTTCGATCGAATTGGAGCACCCCCGTCATCCATGCCTGCTCTGCCTGAGAGGATTTCAACTTCGCTCGTAGCCTGCTTCGATGAATTGCTCACGCAAAGAGGAGCCAAGGAGTCATTTGCATGCGATTCTTGGCAGGGCCTGCTACAGAGCGCGAGTGTCGCAGAGCAAACCTCCTCGCGGACGCGTCTAGGATTGTGGAGTGGTGCGGCAAGAGCCGCAAAGGCTGCACATGAAGTCACCACCCAGGAGCCACGCAGGCTTGAACTACGCGCGAGCCGGCTGGACTTGGACGCGCCCTGCTCCTGCATCAACTTCTGTGGTTGCGCCGCCGCTCCGTGTCGGAGGTGCCGCATCTTGCGCGCACGGCGGCCACGTTTATCACCGCGCTTTGTTTCGGGCGGTGACGGGAAGGAGACGACGCAcaaagagagcaagagagaaggGGATAGAATGCTGATGACTTGTGGGCCAACGTGATGATGTGACTGATGACACGGCTAAAGTGCCTCGCTTTTGATCCGAACCCGATGCTAGACCTGTCCAAATGAATCTATTGGGCTGACCGGTATAGGCTATATTAGGTATGGTTCAGCTAAGGTATAGTCTAATAGGTCTGGTTAAGTAAATGGGTCGTGCTATATCGGTTAATGTGTCGGAGGTATGATCCCTAACACGGCCTGTGGCCGATCGTGCCATGCCTAGTCAACTTGAGCACGTTTGTGGTATGGTGGGCCAACCGAGCGGAGAGCAGTATGGTTCAGCTAAGGTATAGTCTAATAGGTCTGGTTAAGTAAACGGGTCGTGCTATATCGGTTAATGTGTCGGAGGTATGATCCCCAACACGGCCTGTGGCCGATCGTGCCATGCCTAGTCAACTTGAGCACGTTTGTGGTATGGTGGGCCAACCGAGCGGAGAGCAGTAACCAGACGATTGGAGGTGGGGTAGGTTGTGACCAAGGGACCTGGACAAAGGGCGGGAGCGGCCAGTGGCGCGGCTTGCGAGGCGAGGGCAATCGGCTAGGCGACGAGCGGCTCGACGAGGCGAAGGTGACCAGGCCTAGACAATGATGACCACACCGTGCTATGTCGAGACACCGATCTAAGCACGATCCAACTAGCTATGTCATATTTAGACCGTGCCTACCGTATCATATATCAGATCAGCCCAGTAGACACATGTCATGATTTTAAATTTCAGGATCAAAATTAGACAGACAAAAGAGTTAAGGGccaaaatagactttttcccGGTGGAAAAGCTCGCGTCACGCGTAATCCCCACCGTAACACTCACATTCCCACTCCCACTCGCCATTCGCTACTCCCAGCCGCTAGCTAGctcggccgccgcggcagcaaTGCGGAAGGACGCGGCCGGCCCAGCGCCCGCGCTGCTCTGCTTCGACCTCAAGCCCTTCCTCGCCGCGCTCATCGTGCTCACGCTGCTCGCCGCCGCATGGCAGCTCCGCCCCTACCATTCCCTCCTCAGCTCCCCATTCTCCGCCGCCTGCCCCCACCCGACCTCTATTCCCCGCCCGCTCGCCGTCCACGCCAAGAAGGCCTCAAGCCCGAACTCCAccgcttcctcttcctcctcagaGCCGCGGTCGCAGCTGCAGGAGCCGCACGCCGTCGCGCCCGGCCTCGAGCGGCGGGAGTTCCGCGCGGTGGGCAGCGCGGCGGCGCTGTTCGTGCAGATGGGGGCCTACCGCGGCGGGCCGTACACCTTCGCCGTCGTCGGCCTCGCCTCCAAGCCCATCCACGTGTACGGCAAACCTTCCTTCCGCTGCGAGTGGGAGCCCAACGCGCCCAAgaacgcctcctcctccacgccgCCGATGCGCGCGGCCAAGACGTATCACATGCTCCCGGACTGGGGCTACGGCCGGGTCTACACCGTCGTCGTGGTGAATTGCACGTTCCCGCGGGTGCCCAATGCTGACAACGCGGGGGGACGGCTCGTCCTGTACGCGCACTACGGCCCGCCGTCCCCGTCGGACCGGCACGAGCGGATCGTGGCGCTGGAGGAGGCCCCGGGGGGCTACGACGAGGCCGCGTTCCGGACGCCACCGCACAGGTACGACTACCTCTACTGCGGCTCGTCGCTGTATGGCAACCTCAGCGCGCCGCGGGTGCGGGAGTGGATGGCGTACCACGCTCGCTTCTTCGGCCCGCGCTCCCACTTCGTGTTCAACGACGCCGGCGGGGTCAGCCCCGCCGTGCGCGCCGCGCTGGAGCCCTGGGTGCGCGCGGGCCGGGCCACGCTGCAGGACGTGCGCGCGCAGGCCGAGTACGACGGCTGGTACTACAACCAGTTCCTCGTCGTCAACGACTGCCTGCACCGGTACCGGCACGCCGCCAAGTGGACCTTCTTCTTCGATGTCGACGAGTACATCTTCTTGCCTGATGGGCGTAAGCTGGAGGATGTGCTTGCTGAGCTCGAGCCGTACACGCAGTTCACCATCGAGCAGAACCCCATGTCCAGCAGGTTGTGCGTCCGCGACCCTGAGAATCCACTGGAAGACTACTCCAAGTAGGTGACTGTTTTTCTCTTTCCCTAAGTGGCCAAGTATGATGATTTGGTAGAAACGTTTCTCCTTTTCCGCACCACGCAATTAGACAGACCCCATTGGAAATCGGTAGTAGTGATTGTGATCTTTGTGTTACCGATTAGAATATGGAGTCCCAATGTACCTTCTTGTGTCATTCTATATTGGCTTAAGGGCCAATTTGGTTGCGAGTTTGCTTCGTCGTGTTTTTGAAGTTGCTGCATTCTTGCAATGCCACTCTAATCTGAGCAATCCAGAGGCGGATTTATGCAATGCAGCTTCATTTTCACTTTCTTCTTTATGTTTTCAGTCGTCCAGAGAATAGACAAGTCGTAACTAAAGAAATCGAGTATCCAATTCAGTAATCTAGTCGCATGTTGCAATTCAATTGCTGCAGCCTACTCTGTCCTTCATGCAGTCTTTGTTGCATCAGTTCTGTTACATTTGGCTATAATTGTTTCCGAGAGACTGATTCTTCTTACTGGAAACTTCTGCAGCCAGTGGGGATTTGAGAAGCTGGTCTTTCGGAATTCGATCACCGGGGTGAGGAGAGACAGGAAGTATGCGATTCAGGCCAAGAACGCATACGCCACAGGTGTACATATGTCTGAGAATGTTATCGGCAACACCACTCACAAGACGGAGCACCTCATCCGGTACTACCACTACCACAACACCATCAACGTTCTCGGTGAGGTATGCCGTGAGTTCGTGCCCATACCACCAAAGGGTGGCCTAACATGGTCCGAGAAGACACCATGGTACTATGACGATAGCATGAAGCGCGTTGCAAATGCTGTGCGTGAATTCGAGAGGAAGACCGTTGGTGATGTGCGAGTATGACGATGACCACAGAGATAAAAAGAACTGATGTACAGTACATATTGGCATTAGCCATTCATGAAGCTTGGCAACGGCATACCTGATGTTATCAACCAAACGATAACTTATGATTTGGCGCTATATGAGCTGACAGAGATGCGATGAGAACGAAGCTCCAACCTCAAGGGAATGACAGATTGTATACTACTAATGGTGCTATGGTTTTGATTTATTTGGCAAAGGTAAGGTTTTTGTGAAGAAATATTGTCCGTGTAAATTCCATTGTTTTATTGTTCAAGCATATACAGTGTATTCTATTCTTGAAGGTCCAATCGGATGTGAACTATTTCATGAAAACTTAATCTACACCTTTGAAGAATTTCTACAATAGAAAGTGGAAGTTGCAGCTCTTCACATCATTCATTATTATGTTGCAACAATGTAGAAATGACATTGTTTCTACACCCTGATTGTAGGACTGAAAATGGCAATTAGAGTGGGTGAATAGTCACCTTAACAATTTTCTTATGAAATAGGTGgtcttctcttatttttaatcACCCAACGCATCTCAAAATTTGAGCGGAAGCAAAATACTCATAGAGAtaaagcaagatggaaagtctcaaggcaatatgactcaacggatggaatatgaaccatagttTCCATTCAAAATCATCTCATATGTCTTTGTACCCAAAAACTCATGACTTTGAAGATGAACGAAACAAAGACGAGATCATCCGTCAAGTAAACTCTCCAAgatgatctaaaggcaagagaattcaatacccatcacatatgcatgtgatgtgaattttatatgtctagcatcaagaaaaataacttcacaagatgttgaaatttcagctaaaaacaaaacaaaaatcaacaataaaacatcaagaactaagaacttgcaaagaaaccaatagaagaaaactagaagggacagaatttaagcatatgcaaaaacttaaacttcattacttaaagAGATCATCCTTATTTTAAGCGGATTACAAACATTTATCTCTTAAACTGTCACATATTTCATAGGCTAAGCACCCCTCTCTATCTCCTCTAAAACCAtaacacaaggctctcatatggatggcttCAAGGGGTGGCTTCACAAACCAGtcatacctctctatttatagcctaggaaaCCTGACCCTCAAGTTTCCTTAGCTATTCCCGAAATACtcttctcttgtagtacactcctacctaccaccgggggcattttagtccattttctccTTCATCCATCGGACGACCATGGCGCTTTCACGAGCTtcgccttgacgcaagctttGTGATGATACCACGTGgacctccagtcctcccacggtttttaggccaaaccgcgaaaccctagcacgcttcttaAAGCCTGATCAGTCGTCACTTGCTTCCATATGAAGCAAGCGATCCGATAATGACGCGTATCCTCTGTCTTGTGATCTTTACTACtggtaagtctctcctgctcctaaTCCATcgagccaccttgtcacttgcaccggcatccacttcgcttaactttgtcaacacgccgtcttcatcaatcttcatctcttgccttgtttgacctccacgtgtatcgctaggatcatccttgactccattCGGTCtctttgatcgtccggcactaaacaccccgcttagccctgaCCACCCGcggtcgaccgccaagttgcatccattacttgcacaccatgagaccagcaaatatgcatctccagaatcatataacatcatcacatgttagtccaaatcaaaatcaagttgaaaatATCAGACGTaataaaaatatgaacaccggatggtccgacgttcacACTAGtgcaacaccagaccatccgataaGTACAACTCCATTAGAACCCGATTTACTttcctctctggaaaaattagtccggtgatcataaATCTcaacaccagataatccggtgaacaCCTCAACATTTGCCTCAAAACTGAAAGGCTCTGGTGATACTCTCTGGTGTTCACACGCCTATGTGAGGatcagtgatgtcctaagagaggggtgaattaggacgtttaaaactatttcgactccaaaaataacataagataaatctatatcaatttctatctaaatatgttttaggtttatctagtgtgtctactctatcgatcaaagcgcttgcaacatatctagaaaggtaaattgcaagtaagtaaatgcggaaacgtaaataaggcagatagagcaaactcagcacaagaatttttttctcgtaatatcgatggcatgaatgccacgcctagtccacattggagctccacaaaggatatgctcccggtcggcacacGATTACGGtctttgagctaccaagtcacaaagacaaggcctccaaccagataagccaccaagataagttctcaccactagcctcttttcGGTTCCTCGccactgtgatcacttcggagcttgagccacaaaggcaagagtCTCTGTATCCCTGCACAATCACCTtgttgtcgctccacaccacatcagaggatcaacaagcttgccggcgagtcatcaagactctaaaGTGCCGGCgaaccaagaggtacactgttaaatcactccttgatccactctctagccagcaatcacctagcaactcactctctaggcctataaacactaatcactcactaatcttgtgcttaatcaccttagatgatcactttaagcactttgatggcttggatgtcttctcaggtgtatatgaacttctctggactgcAACACACTTAactgactgagtggaggggtatttatagcctcaaagttgcgcactagccgttaacccaacgactctaaaaaattgttaacgccggatgatccggtgagaacagtagtactaacaccggaccatccggtgagtacactctcataaactagccgttggaaccccactcaaactttcgtgaacaccggatactccgttGTATACTtcaccttcatcaccggactttccggtgagtataccttagccatccaagccaacatcttctctgtgtaaattgctccggtgtactCTCCGGTGCACattacttcatcaccggaccatccgatgcgttaTCTTCAGCCAGCGCATTGTCtcttttgtcaacaatgctccggtgcattcttccgatgtgtacaaattaatcaccggactatccagtggggtcttcttcttcgtctttgcactgttcattatccggtgtattaTCCAGTGCACTCCTCTTCATAACCGAACATTCTGGCACGTTGACATTCGATTTTCaacagctgcaaccttctctactggaaatgctctagtgtgtatcctcctctgagcaccggatcatacggtgaggtcaaatgcatctggacacaatgctccggtgtgttcaactatgtgaacaccggattatccggtgaagtcatttctcttgagactttttccaattcaaccaaaactTTGTCCCgattttggtggcttcttcatgtattgtatctatgagatttactaacatatattcttgacaaacatgttagttctaatgactatgttatcattaatcacaaaaatcacaatcgtgatctaatagagccattttcgctatagcctatcaccggaccatacggtgagtacatcatcactagaacttagtttttcaacaTTCTAGATATCTTTGTCTAATGAAACATCTGATGATCACCtgtgcacacaccggaccatccggtgaggatACCGCACCAAACTTTCACATTTGCACcattctctagaaaaattagtccgatactcactctcaaccacaccagaccttccagtgaatgaatttttctctgTCTCTGTACTGAAAAGCTCCGACGCTCACATCTACTACACATCAGACTGTCCAGTGAGTGTAAGCTTCCTGCACCGAAACAACGATACaaactccaattcttttcaCCTTTGGTTAGACAAAATAAATATTGCAGTATATAATTATGCATATGCTAACCAACAAAAACCATATAAATATTAATCACTTATTACACAAGATAAATCAAGCCACCTCTTAAATTTAGTTTCTCACTGATTATATTGACCGTGGAGCCCATGAAATCAGCTGTTTTCGGTCATACTGGAATAATCTGTAGGGGTGAAGATGGTTTTGAAATTACCGCGGCCATAAAAGTTGTTGAGAACTGTTACGTAGTGTTGCAGCCAGAAGGCAGAGAGGTGTAGGGACCAGAAGATGGGCATGGGCTGTAGCGTTGCATGATTGGGGAAGGGCTTGGCCTATTGCATGGGGCTTGGTACGCTGGTGTCGTCTCCAGCTGCTGCCTTCTTTGTCACGGCATTTGATGTTTTCCCCGTTGTTTGGTGGGCCAAATTCTCATGGCAGATATGTTGGAATGTTAAGGGTGATTAAGGGCCTTCAAATCAACCGTCATGTCACTTTGCTTCAATGCCGCATCGACGTTTAAGGGTGGATTATTAGTTCGTGTCCAATCACTCATATAGATTTTTCTGCTCCTACTTGCTGaatattttcccttttttatgCAGTCCTAGCATCATTCGCTCTTCTGGAAAATGAAAATGGTATTATAACTGTTTTCATTATTTGAGGAAGCAGAAGTTTATATGATACATAACACAAATCTGTATGGCAACCTCCACATTAGTTGTCACTCCAGTTATCTTGCAGAACACCCTAATACGTCCAACAAGTCGGGACAGTTACATGCCTTtccattttagatttttgcacAGTCGTGTTTGGCAGATAAAGCAGCAGTGGTGATCTTTGTTTGATTTACACACTGCAACTGTCCGGCACGATCCTTCAAGTGTCATCAACCAAACATCCATGTGAAATTGCAAAGTAGTTATCCACCTTGGATTCAAATATATGCATTGTGACATCAATGCGATAGAATTAATTCTCTTTTTTCAGCTTCCTTTGTAGAACAAAGATAATTCTTCTGTGAAATATCAACTCTTGCATCCATATAAGCTCAATTTTGATCATGGGGATCATGTCTACTTTTCACTGTTCCATCAATGTTGTTTACCGTTTTACAATTCCAGACAGCTCTTCGTCCCTGAACATACCACCTTATCAGATGAACAATACGCCTCTGCAACCCCAGATCTGTGAGGTGTCCTGTCCTGAATCCTTTGGATAAATGCTCATTGTTTgtgatgataaaattttatTGTCACCGTTGGTATCCAGAGAACTTGCAGCAGCAGACTACCTCTACCCGGGACCATGAGTACTCCCAGAAACCAGCTCGGCTCAACCATTCCCCATGCTGCAAAGGTCCAGATGCCGCTTTTGTTTTGTGTTCTGCATACTATTGGAGTACTATACACACTGGTCATTCCATAATCCATATCTATAGGCGTCGAAACCATAAAAAGCACTAAAGCATGATGCCCGGCGCGTTGGATTCTTTGGCTGGAGACCTTTTTGTTGTTCTGCTAGCGAAGGAGGCGCGAAAAGGAACGGGCATACGCACAGACCGCTTGTGATCCGTGGGCTCCAACGGGCGCCGGAAAAGCCGTTGTAATGCGTGGGAAACTTCCACAAGGCCGTGACGACCACTCCAGAGCGTCAGGAACTCTGAACATGCTCGATCAGCATCGCTTCGGCATTGTGAGATCTGAGCGTTGTGCCAATAATGTGTAGGCAAGAACATGTGAAAATCCGCAAACTTCGACGATTGGGACTCAATTGCATCCCTAGATCCTGATCCTACGATGAGGTATTTCGCTCCGAAAAAGTTCAAGTGCCTCCCCAGACGCATGATTGCAGTGAACGATCGATGCAGGAGCATCACTGGATCATGCTAACATTCCAACTAGATCAGGGCGATGATGCCACGGCACATACTGTTAGAATATAAGTtacttttatgtttaatttaattcataaataattcatgagcagatactgataaactgatatgatcatattgATAGAGCAAATTCTAGACATGTGTATGAAAGCACAACAAATGACTAGATCTATTATATTCGAAGTTAGAAATCGCAGAAAATAAAAtacgagtaacatgatttttacgtactcGTCATCGctgtggaggttgctgaagatgctggttgcaccgtgttgatggcacgatcgatcTTGCTGACGATACGTCGaaattgttgacgatgacagcggaCAGCACCCAAGCAAGCAGGAAGATGAGCCGTGATGAAGAACTTGAGAAATCGCGCAGAGCGCTTCCAAAAAATCTTATTTGCTCTCTCCCAGTGCAAGATCTCAAAAGCGAGGGTTTCGGATACCTGCTCTCCTGGTTGCCGGTGCATGCTGACgccgggatggagtagactacagcggcagcataacagaaagagaaagaggcaaaaactCTAACTCTTATATATGAGAGTGTTCTCAATTTTAGAACTattctcaattagcagtctatattTTCGTGTACCAAAGAGATGAGGTccttacatatatataggggaaaactcatcaccttcacctccattagcaatataGTAATAATAGAGAGTGGGCTTCAATATGGGCCACCTCACCACAatatgggcctttgagatttattagaaattattacataggTCGGCcctaataattctaacaatctcccaccagatctcaaagtcctatAGAGAATTACCAGTTTCCCACTGttatttgatataccagtgtttcagtgaagactgttaagttgaacatccacctagaacatcaagctacactcattcacaacttgaacaatggactaTACCTTGAATTacaagttttgtgcaaataagtttcacttaaagccataactgatacttggctaCCAGCAGACTACCCCGCGGGTGGAGTATACAAGTCATACTACATGGTCTTTTCATGAGTTTAATAAAGATCACCCAAATCTCATAGACTACGACCAACAGTCAGACTTATATAGGCGTGTTCTTTCAAAAATACCCTTTAGGTCAGCATCTTtgctacttaaagccaacaaaacacattaaggcattagccaacctgccttacagatcTATGAGAGTATtacatcttcactcgagtgggtcaaacaacaaaggtaTTCTCCTTcagttagaccaatagcttgttcttcccagATCCTAATTTAGgggatctccgatcacataggttgagttatcactatggtataactcacatggatctcatacccatctcctttgatgcattatctatcacactccATGATAGTTCttttgtaaagggatctgccAGGTTCTTAGCTATTTGGAcataatccaaggttatcacttcagagtttctcaatttcccgacagacttcaatcgtctctttacgtgCCTTGAGGACTTATCATTATCTttagaactgtttactttgataataaccggTACCGGTTTCTCAATCACAGGTAAGTATATCGACAACTCACGCAGCCATTCTGCTTCAATAGTGGCTGtgtctaatgcagtgagttctgctttcatagttgacctcgtcaagatggtCTATTTGCAAGACCTTCATGACACAGTagcaccacctagagtgaatacatatccacttgtggtgtaaatctcatcagcatcagatatctaatttgaatcactataaccctctagtACCGATGGGTACCCTGAATAGTAaagaccataactcatagtactAAGCAAATAGCGCATGACTTGTTCAAGCGCACACCAATATTCATCACCCAGGTTAGAAGTAAAGCGACTCAATTTGCTCGCAGCAAATGAGATATCAGGCCTTGTAGCACCAGCTAgatacatgagtgatccaataatctgagaTTATCTCAGTTGGTCcctgccacttttcttattcttttgaagtatcacactaggatcataaggtgttagaGAAGGCTTGCTGTCCTGGTAACCAAAGCGACTCAAGACtttctcaacataatgagattgtgtaagaCTAATCCCATTCTCTCCTTTGATTAatttgatgtttaagattacatcaaccttacccagatctttcatatcaaagctttgagataacAAAAacttgacctcattaaccaTGTCAAGGTTTGTTCtaaatatcagtatgtcatcaacatacacgcacaatataactccctcacccccaccatggcgATAGTATACACATTTATCTCCCTCATTGATCGAAAAACC
The sequence above is drawn from the Phragmites australis chromosome 10, lpPhrAust1.1, whole genome shotgun sequence genome and encodes:
- the LOC133930040 gene encoding galactan beta-1,4-galactosyltransferase GALS1-like encodes the protein MRKDAAGPAPALLCFDLKPFLAALIVLTLLAAAWQLRPYHSLLSSPFSAACPHPTSIPRPLAVHAKKASSPNSTASSSSSEPRSQLQEPHAVAPGLERREFRAVGSAAALFVQMGAYRGGPYTFAVVGLASKPIHVYGKPSFRCEWEPNAPKNASSSTPPMRAAKTYHMLPDWGYGRVYTVVVVNCTFPRVPNADNAGGRLVLYAHYGPPSPSDRHERIVALEEAPGGYDEAAFRTPPHRYDYLYCGSSLYGNLSAPRVREWMAYHARFFGPRSHFVFNDAGGVSPAVRAALEPWVRAGRATLQDVRAQAEYDGWYYNQFLVVNDCLHRYRHAAKWTFFFDVDEYIFLPDGRKLEDVLAELEPYTQFTIEQNPMSSRLCVRDPENPLEDYSNQWGFEKLVFRNSITGVRRDRKYAIQAKNAYATGVHMSENVIGNTTHKTEHLIRYYHYHNTINVLGEVCREFVPIPPKGGLTWSEKTPWYYDDSMKRVANAVREFERKTVGDVRV